CCGCGATGCGGCTCAAAAAATTAATGCGATCGTTCCGGAAATTCAAGATGCAATTAAATCGACAATTCAAGCAACAGAAGAAGCTGCGACAACTCTCGAAACTGGTTTGAAAATTGCTACTAAAGCAGCCGATACTTTTCAAGGGGTCAGACAAGCAGCCAATGATGTTTTTATTAGCAATCAAAACATTTCTGTAAATGTTAAAGAACGAGCATCTGCGATCCAAGAAATCGTAAACGCTATGAATAGCCTTAACCAAAGCGTTGCCGAAACTGCTGCTGGGATTAGGTATACTAAATCCGGGGTAGAAAAGCTCAACGAACAAGCTTTTCAATTAAAAGCTATTGTCTAACAGTCAAATCCTATTGAGAAAACACGATCGATTGGCATAAATTTTTGATGGCAAAATTTGAATTTGGTAACATAAACGTGAACGTTGATAATATTCTGAACTCTTTTCAACACTTTGGCGTCCATCTCGGATTAGAACGCATTCAAAAACTACTTGCCGATTTAGGTAATCCCCATCATCAAGTACCCGTGATTCACGTAGCGGGTACTAATGGGAAAGGTTCTGTTTGCGCTTACCTTTCTTCTATTCTCACCGAGGCGGGTTATCGAGTCGGACGATATATTTCTCCCCATTTAGTTGATTGGAACGAACGAATTTGTTTAAACGAACAACCCATTTCATTGGATGAGTTAGAACAATTGCTTTTAGAAGTCAAATCGGCGATTAACTCAAATGAAGGATCTCCCACTCAATTTGAGGTGATTACGGCTGCTGCTTGGTTATATTTTGCTCGACAAAAAGTAGATGTGGCAGTAATCGAAGTGGGATTGGGAGGAAGATTGGATGCGACGAATGTTTGCGATCGCCCTCTCGTGACGATCGTTACTTCGATTAGTCGCGAACATTGGCAAGTTTTAGGCCCTACTTTAGCAGATATCGCTAGAGAAAAAGCCGGTATCCTCAAATCGGGTTGTCCGACTGTGGTAGGAAATTTACCGCCAGAAGCAAAAGCTGTGGTGGAAAAAAGAATAGAAGAATTAGGTTGTCGGGCGGTTTTTCCCGCACCAGCTAAAGAGTTACTAACCGCAGAGGCGCAGAGAGCGCAGAGGAAAGAGGAAAGATGGGTAGAATATCAAGGAATTGAATATCCTTTACTTTTGTCGGGAGATATTCAACTGGCTAATTCTACTTTGGCGATCGCATCTGTGCAAATTCTTCAACAACAAGGTTGGCAGATTTCCCAACTGGCGATCGTTTCTGGTATGAGAAAAACTAAATGGCCGGGAAGAATGCAGTGGATAACTTGGCAAAATCGTACATTATTAATAGATGGCGCTCATAATCCTGCTTCTGCGATCGCCCTTCGTCAATATGTCGATACCTTAAATTCTCAATCTATTACCTGGGTAATGGGAATGCTTTCGACTAAAGACCATGCCGATATCTTTCAAGCTTTACTCCGACCATGCAATCGATTATTTTTAGTCCCAGTTCCCGACCATAGTTCTGCTGATCCAGAAGAATTAGCCACTCTCGCTCGTCATGTCTGTCCGGATTTAACTTTAGTAGAAACTCATCCCGATCTGATTTCCGGTTTACAAGCTGCCATCTCATCCCCTCCCTCTTTAATCGTTTTGTGCGGTTCTCTTTATCTAATCGGACATTTCTTACAGATTTCTCAGAATCGAAATTAGAAACCCAGTTATGGGCGGTAAACTAGCATAAGCCGAAAGCAATCTTAGAATAACAGAGCTTGAATTATCCTAATTTCGGTCAAATTCGATCGCGTTTTACGATATTCTTAATTGGGCAATATACATTTATTTCTCCAGGAAAACCGATTTTTTCCTTTCATTCACCCACATCACCCATGAAAACAGCCGCCTTTGAATTTAGACCAAATAGCATTGATGAAGTAGTCTTTAGGCACGTTTACCAAGAAAATGAGTATCGAGTGCCAGAAGAACTCCAACCAGACGATTTGATTATTGATATAGGAGCGCACATCGGATCTTTTTCCTATTTGTGTTGGCAGCGAGGTTCTCGAAATATCATTGCCTTGGAAGCAAATCCTGAGAATATGGTATTAGCTCAACGTAATCTTGCCCATACAAATGTAGATGTCCGTCATCATGCTGTTTGGCGATCGGATATCGAGCAACCGATCGTACTTTATAATAGCGGTCACCGCCAAATGTTGCCCGGTGGCCTAGACCCACTAGGAATCAACACTGGTGTGGGAAATGTGATGGCTGAAAGTGGATCGCCCGTCACCACCATAGGACTCGATCGAATTATCGATAATCGCGAAGTTCGCATTTTGAAAATTGACTGTGAAGGCAGCGAATTTCCCATTTTGTTGACATCCAAACAACTCAAAAATATAGCTTTCATCGCTGGTGAATATCACTTGATGGAAAATATCCCTCCTATTGCCAAGATGCCAGGAATTGAAAAGTATACGCTAGGATTACTGGCTGATTTGTTTACCGAAAATCGCTTTCGAGTTGAGTTTATTCCTAATCCCCATCCTATGTTCCCTAATGTAGGAAATTTTTTCGCCTATAACCTGGATAAATAATCTCAATCTTGTTTGTCAAAATTAGTAAATACTTAAAAGGGGAGTCCCATTCCCCATTGCCTATTTCCAGAAAATTCATGCCGTGACACTTTAGGGTATGGAGTGTAAGATCGAAGTTTGGTGAAATAAGAGTTAAAACTGTGTTAATTACTTTGGCATTTGCCACAAAAAAAGCTGTTTTTAGTCTCCCTAAGTTTATCCTAAAAACTCAATTTTTTTGTTAATTCTTGACAGTTTAGAAAAACTGCCTTATTTTTATATTGTCAAGTATATAATTGTGATTTAAAACACTATATATGAGCGCAAAGATTTCCATAATAGAAGATTAAAACAAACTGCCTAAAAAAGCAAGGGGTTTGTGTCTGCTAAAACAGTAACCCCTCACTTCCTCACCCCTTCACACTCTCATCCCATTCCTTCGCCGCATCCGTCACCGCCGCATCTACCGACTTCTCATCCAGCATTGCCGCCTGCAAATTGTCGTAAATTACCTTTTGCAGTTGCTTGACGTTCTTCATCGCCGGAATCAAAACTTCTGCCTGTTTCATCTGAGTCGCACTCACCACCCGTGCCTTATCCGCAGCCGTAGCTCGAGCGGGAACTTGTTGAAAATAAACATCTGCCAGCGCCTTCACCGTCGAAGGTAAAACATTAGCCGCCTTAGCAAAAGCCAACTGGTTTTCATCGTTAGTTACGAACAAAGCAAACTTTAGCGCAGCATCAGGCTGGTCTGTATCGCGAGGAATCACCAAATTCATCACCGCCACCCCATTTTTACCAGTTTTGCCAGTAATCTGAGGAGCAGTAGCAGAAACTTCAGCGATCGCAGGAGCATTTTTCGCGATCGTACTCAAAAACTGAGTACCCGATCTCAGCAAAGCAATCTCACCCGCCTGATAAAGTTCGATCGCCCTTCGATGTCCTTGCGTTAATACTTCCTGCGGCAACAATTTTTGTTTATATAAATCTACCCAATACTGAAACGCCGCCCTACCTTCAGCAGTATTAAACGCCGCCTTTCCTTCCCCATCAATTAATGGCACGCCCATCTGCACGAAAGATTCCAAAACCTCCGCCGAATCCCCCGGTACGAAAGTCACGAAAAACGCATACTTACCCGTCTTTTCCTTAACTTGTTTCGCAAAACTTGCTAACTGTTCGTAAGTAGCCGGAGCTTTGCTAAGCCCAGCTTGCTTTAACAAATTTTGATTGTAAATAGTAATATCAGTCGCCAAATACCAAGGAATACCAAAACTTTTTCCCTCCAGCGTACTCGCCTTCCAAATATTAGGTAAATAGCTCTGACGCTGTTGGCTAGAAACTTTTGCATCCAAATCCAGCCAAGCATTCCGAGCCGCTAATTGAGAAGCAAAATCCGGATTTAAGTTCACCACATCAGGAGCAGTCTTCGCCGAAACCGCCGTCAGTATTTTACTTTCCATCGCCGACCAAGGAACATCAACCCACCGCACCTTTATCCCTGGATTGTTCGTTTCAAAATTTGCGATCGCTACCTTAAAATAATCAGTAAATTGCGGTTGCAACTGCATCGTCCAAAACTCTATTTCTCGATCGTTACCAGCAACTTGTCGGTTGCTCAAGTTCTCGGTGCTACAACTGACCGCCCAGCTAAGAACTAATCCCAAAAGAGCAAAAATTCCCCACCGTTGCCAAGACTTATATCGACTCATTTAAACCTGAATTCCCATTACGAAATAATCTGCGATCGAATTGATATTACTTTATAACTAGTCAGAAACTTCGATCGTCCCTAGACTGCGTAAGTATATTTGGCTTTTTCAAGGACGCAAGAAACTACAAAGACAAAAACTTTATTTTACTCAACCTTTTGTCTTCTCTTTCCTTTTCCCCTTTCCCTAGCTCCTTTCCCCTGCCGACTGACAAACAGGGCGATTCTAGACTAAATTGGGTAGCAGGTAGATTGTCACCGATCGCCTACTACTGATTTGCTCTAGCCGCAGCCTCATAATTTATCACTAGGAACGGACAAAAACTGTGGACGCTCTGAAAAATCTGTTTTCCAAGCGCAAGCCAGGACTCGGCATTGAATTAGGCCCAGACCGCGTAAATATTGCCCAGCTGCGTAAGCAAGGCCAGGGCTTTAAACTAGTAACGTTGCACTCGGTAGAAGTTCCGGAAGGAGTATTTCAAGAAGGCCAAATTCTCGACCCACCCACAATGGCCGAACTAATTCAGACAGCCTTAGCAGACAAAAAAATTAAAGCCACTAGAGTTGCCTGTGCAATACCGGGAGCAGCCGGAGCAATTGTCAGAATTATTCCCGTACCCGCAGAGCTAGATGACAAAGAACTAAGAAGTATGGTATTAGACCACGAAGCTGGTTTATACCTACCATTTCCTCGCGAAGAAGCCGATGTCGATTATCAAAAACTCGGTTTTTTCACCGATGAAGACGGTATCGAAAAAGTACAAGTAATGCTAGCCGCCGTCCGCGAAGACGTGACAAATACTTACATAGAAACATTTAAACAAGCTGGATTACAGCTAGAAGTGTTAGAAATTAATAGTTTTGCCTTATTGCGGACAATTAGAGAACAACTAAGACAATTTTCTTCCCAAGAAGCTGCCGTATTAGTAGATATCGAATTCGAGAGTACGGAAATAGCCATAGTAGTCGATGGCGTACCCCAATTTTCTCGCACCGTTTCGATCGGAATGTACCAAATTCAAAGCGCCCTCAGCCGCGCCATGAATTTACCAGCTACTCGCAACACCGAATTACTCAGAGGAATGACCATTCCCACCACCCCAGTCGATGCAGTGCGTACAGGTTCAACTGGTCTTAATCCAGGCATGGCCGCTATGCTAAGAGTGTTAGGAGAATTAGCCGACGAATTGCGCCGCTCGATCGATTTTTACCTCAATCAAAGTAACAATTTAGAAGTAGCTCAATTGTTATTAGCAGGACCGGGTGGCGGCATCGGACAGTTAGATGAATTTTTCACCTCGCGGTTGAGCTTGCCAACTACTCAAGTAGACCCGGTTGCTGCTTTATCCTTAGAAGTAAGTGAAGAAATTCCTCCCGTACAAAGACCCGGATTAGGAGTTGTACTAGGACTTGGACTAAGAGAGGTTTAAAAAAATGTACAGTTTGGAAGTTAATTTCCTCAAAGACCGCCCCGAATTTCAAACAAAAGAGCAAATAACTGGTGGTGGTGCCAAAAAATCCATCCCCGTTAACGATAGATTGCTGATGTATGCAGGAGTAGCCTTGGGTGTAATTTTACCAGCCGCCGTCGGTGGTTTTTGGTTGTGGCAACAAAGCGAAACTGCTAACTTAGAAAAGCAACTAGCCGATGTAACCGCTCTAGTAGATCAAGCTGCTGCCAAAAAAGGAAATCTCGACAAAATACTTGCTGAAACTAAAATTCTTCAGCAACAGACTCAAGATTTATCTACCGTCTTTAATCAGATGAAACCTTGGTCTGCCATGCTACAAGATGTGAGAGAAAAACTTCCAGCCGGAGTACAAGTTGCTGGCATTAGCCAAACTAAGCCCCCGGATACTCCCCCCCCACCTCCTAGCAATACTAGTACCCAAACTGTTGTCACAACACCCACTACAGACAAAGTAGAAATTACTGGTTATGCCAACTCTTTCAGCAAAGTAAATGATTTTCTGCTGACATTACAGAGATCCTCATTCTTTAAAGACAAAGATACCAGGTTAGTAACAGCTAATTTGATTGACAATCCCATTCAATTATATGAAGCTCGGCCAAACCAATCCAGTAGCTCTCAACCAATACCAAAATTACCCCAAGTAGTATCATTTAAAATCGAAACATATCTAAGTGAAAAACCAGCAACCGATATGTTAGCAGAATTAGAAAGTAAGGGTGCATTGGGATTAGTAAGTCGTATCGAAAACCTCAAACAAAAAGGAGTGCTTAAGTAATGACTTCCGCTTACATACCTCAAGAAGGAGAAAATGGAGAAGGCTCTGCTTATCCTAGTATTTTCGGACTCCAGTTATCGCCTCCTGTCATCGGTGCGCTAGTTGCTGTTGCTGGTTTGGGAGGAGCAATTTACTTTTTCGTACAATTCGTGCAGCCTGTATTAGCAAAAAATGGTGAATTAAAAACTCAAATTCAACAAAAGCAGGACGAACTATCGCAATTAGGAGCAATAGAACAAAAAATTGCGAAAGCTCAGGAAGATCAAATCAAAGCCAGACGGGAATTAGCAGGAGTTACCGCTTTGTTTGCTAATCCAGATAGTTTAAATACATTGTTGTTAGATCTCAACAAACGCATTGAAGCTAGAAATAGTAATCTACCCGAAGATAGAATAAAAGCAAAACTTACCAAATTCGAGCCAGATTTGGCAAGTTCTGGAATAGTCAACGATAACTCTTTAGGAGCGCAAGTCAATAATAAAGTATTTCGTCAAGTTTTCAACGTTCAAATGGAAGGAAGCTTCGATCAAACCAGGCTATTTCTGATTGATTTGGAACGGCAAAAATCTTTAGCAGTTGTCAAAGAATTGAAATCGGGGATCGCCGAACAAAATCAAAGAATACCGATCGAACGACGAGACGGCCAGATATTCCCCATCGGCAACCCAGAAACTAAAATCACCACATCCTTTAAACTCCAGGTACTCAGACCACTGACACCCGAAGAACAGAAACTAGTAGCTCCTACCCCAACCCCAGGAGCATCGGGATCGGCCAGTCCATCGCCAGCTAAATAAAAAGTAAATAATTGTTGATGCTGCATCGATAAAAATAAGATGTAAACTTCTGATCGGGAAAACAGAGTTATCATCTTTCCAGCAGCCACTAAGCTACTAATATTATTCTTGTGTGAGGAGGAAAGGGTGAAACAGCATCAAGCACTAGCTGGGCTACTCATGGGAGGAACGGCTGTTCTGCTAGCTAGCCAACCAGTATGGGCGGCAGCAACGCTAGTAACGGCAGTACGAGTAGAACAAACTAATAACGGCGTTCAAGTCATCCTAGAAACTCAAGATGGCGAACGCCCGCAAATTTTTACAGTCAATCGTGGGAATGCCTTTGTAGCAGACATCACAAATGCTCAACTGCGCTTACCCCAAGGTAATAATCTAAGAAAAGAAAAACCAGGGCCAGGTATTGATTTGGTGACGGTCAGCCAATTGGATGCCAATAGCGTCCGGATTATTGTCACCGGTACCAATAACGCCCCCGCTGGAGAACTTACCAATCGAGAAGGAGAAGCGATTACTTTTAATTTCGGTCCAAACGCGAATAATAGAGCTGCTAATTCTCCCGTTCCCAACACTTTACCTTCCCTAGCTAATAGTCCCAGTACTCAAGCCAACCCAACTT
The window above is part of the Leptolyngbyaceae cyanobacterium genome. Proteins encoded here:
- the pilM gene encoding type IV pilus assembly protein PilM; its protein translation is MDALKNLFSKRKPGLGIELGPDRVNIAQLRKQGQGFKLVTLHSVEVPEGVFQEGQILDPPTMAELIQTALADKKIKATRVACAIPGAAGAIVRIIPVPAELDDKELRSMVLDHEAGLYLPFPREEADVDYQKLGFFTDEDGIEKVQVMLAAVREDVTNTYIETFKQAGLQLEVLEINSFALLRTIREQLRQFSSQEAAVLVDIEFESTEIAIVVDGVPQFSRTVSIGMYQIQSALSRAMNLPATRNTELLRGMTIPTTPVDAVRTGSTGLNPGMAAMLRVLGELADELRRSIDFYLNQSNNLEVAQLLLAGPGGGIGQLDEFFTSRLSLPTTQVDPVAALSLEVSEEIPPVQRPGLGVVLGLGLREV
- a CDS encoding FkbM family methyltransferase, with the translated sequence MNYPNFGQIRSRFTIFLIGQYTFISPGKPIFSFHSPTSPMKTAAFEFRPNSIDEVVFRHVYQENEYRVPEELQPDDLIIDIGAHIGSFSYLCWQRGSRNIIALEANPENMVLAQRNLAHTNVDVRHHAVWRSDIEQPIVLYNSGHRQMLPGGLDPLGINTGVGNVMAESGSPVTTIGLDRIIDNREVRILKIDCEGSEFPILLTSKQLKNIAFIAGEYHLMENIPPIAKMPGIEKYTLGLLADLFTENRFRVEFIPNPHPMFPNVGNFFAYNLDK
- a CDS encoding PilN domain-containing protein gives rise to the protein MYSLEVNFLKDRPEFQTKEQITGGGAKKSIPVNDRLLMYAGVALGVILPAAVGGFWLWQQSETANLEKQLADVTALVDQAAAKKGNLDKILAETKILQQQTQDLSTVFNQMKPWSAMLQDVREKLPAGVQVAGISQTKPPDTPPPPPSNTSTQTVVTTPTTDKVEITGYANSFSKVNDFLLTLQRSSFFKDKDTRLVTANLIDNPIQLYEARPNQSSSSQPIPKLPQVVSFKIETYLSEKPATDMLAELESKGALGLVSRIENLKQKGVLK
- a CDS encoding folylpolyglutamate synthase/dihydrofolate synthase family protein, with product MAKFEFGNINVNVDNILNSFQHFGVHLGLERIQKLLADLGNPHHQVPVIHVAGTNGKGSVCAYLSSILTEAGYRVGRYISPHLVDWNERICLNEQPISLDELEQLLLEVKSAINSNEGSPTQFEVITAAAWLYFARQKVDVAVIEVGLGGRLDATNVCDRPLVTIVTSISREHWQVLGPTLADIAREKAGILKSGCPTVVGNLPPEAKAVVEKRIEELGCRAVFPAPAKELLTAEAQRAQRKEERWVEYQGIEYPLLLSGDIQLANSTLAIASVQILQQQGWQISQLAIVSGMRKTKWPGRMQWITWQNRTLLIDGAHNPASAIALRQYVDTLNSQSITWVMGMLSTKDHADIFQALLRPCNRLFLVPVPDHSSADPEELATLARHVCPDLTLVETHPDLISGLQAAISSPPSLIVLCGSLYLIGHFLQISQNRN
- a CDS encoding sugar ABC transporter substrate-binding protein produces the protein MSRYKSWQRWGIFALLGLVLSWAVSCSTENLSNRQVAGNDREIEFWTMQLQPQFTDYFKVAIANFETNNPGIKVRWVDVPWSAMESKILTAVSAKTAPDVVNLNPDFASQLAARNAWLDLDAKVSSQQRQSYLPNIWKASTLEGKSFGIPWYLATDITIYNQNLLKQAGLSKAPATYEQLASFAKQVKEKTGKYAFFVTFVPGDSAEVLESFVQMGVPLIDGEGKAAFNTAEGRAAFQYWVDLYKQKLLPQEVLTQGHRRAIELYQAGEIALLRSGTQFLSTIAKNAPAIAEVSATAPQITGKTGKNGVAVMNLVIPRDTDQPDAALKFALFVTNDENQLAFAKAANVLPSTVKALADVYFQQVPARATAADKARVVSATQMKQAEVLIPAMKNVKQLQKVIYDNLQAAMLDEKSVDAAVTDAAKEWDESVKG